A genomic segment from Pollutimonas thiosulfatoxidans encodes:
- a CDS encoding energy transducer TonB → MERDPSPLSDARWPRVRSDYLRIALILSLAIHAAVLSLRLVAPPQPVPPLEALEVTLVNARTEAPPLQPKMLAQEQINGGGTAATGQASSPLPRTAAESADEIVLAALRKRQEELEVEQQRLYTQVMSEQKTRPERKQPDLFERSSDPGADERHQESLVVNAQISALRERIERYNERPRRQFTGPSTKAVDYAEYVEAWRKKIELLGTEHYPDEARGKVYGSLQLTVYIRRDGTLEKVEIDRPSPHAILNLAAARIVQLAAPFAPLPPTMAANMDVLAITRTWHFVNQTLETQ, encoded by the coding sequence ATGGAACGCGACCCTTCCCCGCTTTCCGACGCACGCTGGCCGCGGGTGCGCAGCGACTACCTGCGCATCGCTCTTATATTGTCGCTGGCGATACACGCCGCCGTGCTCAGTTTGCGCCTGGTCGCTCCGCCCCAGCCCGTGCCTCCGCTTGAAGCCTTGGAGGTCACGCTGGTAAACGCCCGTACTGAAGCGCCCCCGCTGCAACCAAAAATGCTGGCACAGGAACAGATCAATGGCGGCGGTACGGCTGCAACGGGGCAGGCCTCTTCCCCCTTGCCGCGCACGGCGGCCGAATCTGCCGACGAGATCGTGCTGGCGGCCTTGCGCAAGCGCCAGGAAGAGCTGGAGGTCGAACAGCAGCGGCTCTACACCCAAGTGATGTCTGAGCAAAAGACCCGCCCAGAGCGCAAGCAACCCGATCTATTCGAGCGCTCGAGCGATCCGGGCGCTGACGAACGCCATCAGGAAAGCCTGGTGGTCAATGCACAGATCAGCGCGCTACGCGAACGGATAGAACGCTACAACGAGCGGCCCCGGCGCCAGTTCACCGGGCCATCGACCAAGGCCGTGGACTACGCCGAATATGTCGAAGCCTGGCGTAAGAAAATTGAATTGCTCGGCACGGAGCACTACCCCGATGAAGCCCGAGGTAAAGTCTACGGCAGCCTGCAACTGACGGTATACATACGCCGCGACGGCACGCTGGAAAAGGTCGAGATCGACCGGCCGTCGCCGCACGCCATACTGAACCTGGCCGCAGCCCGCATTGTGCAGTTGGCCGCGCCCTTCGCGCCCCTGCCACCGACCATGGCCGCCAACATGGATGTGCTGGCCATCACGCGCACCTGGCATTTCGTGAACCAAACCCTGGAAACTCAATAG
- the aroE gene encoding shikimate dehydrogenase has translation MNVLATTHRYGVIGNPIAQSRSPFIHREFARQTGIELEYEAILAPLEGFTATVEDFFRAGGKGLNVTVPFKEQACALASGHLSQRASVAGAANTLWMHEGELHACNTDGVGLLSDLERLGYSLQGRRVLLVGAGGAARGVMQPLLLAGCAALRIANRNPARAGQLHDVVSRAMPELAARVQAGGLEDAGQNWDVVINATSSSLANTAPDLPEGLYAQDALAYDMVYSPEPTAFMQQARQQGAGRAVDGIGMLVGQAAASFAIWHGVAPDIEPVLHKLRDALLYT, from the coding sequence GTGAACGTGCTCGCCACCACCCATCGCTACGGCGTCATCGGCAACCCCATCGCGCAAAGCCGATCTCCTTTCATACATCGGGAGTTCGCGCGGCAGACTGGCATCGAGCTTGAGTACGAAGCCATCCTCGCGCCGCTGGAAGGCTTCACCGCCACGGTCGAGGACTTCTTCCGTGCCGGGGGCAAGGGGCTGAATGTCACGGTTCCGTTCAAGGAACAGGCCTGCGCACTGGCCAGCGGGCATCTTAGCCAGCGGGCCAGCGTGGCGGGCGCCGCCAATACGTTGTGGATGCACGAGGGCGAACTGCATGCGTGCAACACCGATGGCGTCGGTTTGCTGAGCGACCTGGAAAGATTGGGGTACTCGCTGCAAGGGCGGCGGGTATTGCTGGTGGGTGCGGGCGGCGCGGCAAGAGGGGTCATGCAGCCTTTGCTGTTGGCGGGATGCGCGGCCCTGCGCATCGCCAACCGGAACCCTGCCAGAGCCGGCCAGTTGCACGACGTAGTGTCCCGCGCCATGCCGGAGCTCGCAGCTCGTGTGCAGGCCGGCGGCCTGGAAGACGCCGGCCAAAACTGGGATGTCGTCATTAACGCCACCTCCAGCAGTCTGGCCAATACGGCCCCAGACCTGCCCGAGGGTCTTTACGCGCAGGATGCCCTGGCCTATGACATGGTCTACAGCCCGGAGCCTACCGCGTTCATGCAGCAGGCACGGCAACAGGGCGCGGGGCGCGCCGTCGATGGGATTGGCATGCTGGTGGGGCAGGCAGCCGCCAGTTTCGCCATCTGGCATGGCGTGGCTCCCGATATCGAACCGGTCTTGCACAAGTTGCGCGACGCGCTTCTTTATACTTAG
- the mtgA gene encoding monofunctional biosynthetic peptidoglycan transglycosylase: MVARRINKTKAVGAALLLGLTALLLYQFGLFVMVLWLSVRNPNSSAFMKATIAELRLSNPDANLQHQWIPYEKISNNLKRAVVASEDANFTGHEGVEWDAIRKAWEYNRKQAASGAAKRRGGSTITQQLAKNLFLSSSRSYWRKGQELVLAYMIEMVMSKRRILELYLNVAQWGKTAFGAEAAARHYYKTSAASLTQHQAARLAAMLPNPAYYDANGNTSYLRSRTSTIQKRMHMVEIPK, from the coding sequence ATGGTTGCCAGAAGAATCAATAAAACCAAGGCCGTCGGCGCGGCACTGCTGCTTGGGCTCACCGCCCTGCTGCTATACCAGTTTGGCCTTTTCGTCATGGTGTTGTGGCTAAGCGTGCGCAACCCGAACAGCAGCGCGTTCATGAAGGCCACCATTGCCGAATTGCGCCTGTCCAATCCGGACGCCAATCTGCAGCATCAGTGGATCCCCTACGAGAAGATCAGCAACAACCTGAAGCGCGCGGTGGTCGCCTCGGAAGACGCGAACTTCACCGGCCATGAAGGTGTGGAATGGGATGCCATCCGCAAGGCGTGGGAATACAACCGCAAGCAGGCCGCGAGCGGCGCAGCCAAGCGGCGGGGCGGCTCCACCATTACCCAGCAGTTGGCCAAGAACCTATTTCTTTCCAGTTCGCGCTCGTATTGGCGCAAGGGCCAGGAACTGGTGCTGGCCTACATGATAGAAATGGTAATGAGCAAACGACGCATACTCGAGCTTTACCTGAATGTGGCCCAATGGGGCAAGACGGCCTTTGGCGCGGAGGCGGCCGCACGCCATTATTACAAGACCAGTGCCGCCAGCCTGACACAGCATCAAGCGGCGCGGCTGGCGGCCATGCTGCCCAATCCCGCGTATTACGATGCCAACGGCAACACTTCCTATCTGCGCTCGCGCACCAGCACCATCCAAAAGCGCATGCACATGGTGGAAATCCCGAAATAA